One window of the Rhizorhabdus dicambivorans genome contains the following:
- a CDS encoding glutathione S-transferase family protein, translated as MIDLYYFPTPNTWKVSIMLEELGLPYAVKRIDITKSEQFAPDFLRISPNNRVPAIVDHDVPGEPQPVFESGAILVYLAEKTGRFLAPSGPARVRALEWLFWQMGGLGPMAGQTHHFRRYAPEGNGYAIERYVKESARLYGVLDRNLAERAWVAGEDYGIADMACWGWVWFHQMHAQSLDDFPNVARWFHAMGARPAVKRARLVGMENLSEETLTLYKGDYYNVPVDYGAEKTQVK; from the coding sequence ATGATCGATCTCTATTATTTCCCGACGCCGAACACCTGGAAGGTGTCGATCATGCTGGAGGAACTGGGACTTCCCTATGCCGTGAAGCGGATCGACATCACCAAGAGCGAGCAATTCGCACCGGACTTCCTGAGGATCAGCCCCAACAACCGGGTGCCCGCGATCGTCGACCACGACGTACCGGGGGAGCCGCAGCCGGTGTTCGAGTCCGGCGCGATCCTCGTCTATCTGGCCGAGAAGACCGGGCGCTTCCTGGCGCCATCGGGCCCGGCACGGGTGCGCGCGCTCGAATGGCTGTTCTGGCAGATGGGCGGGCTGGGGCCGATGGCCGGCCAGACCCACCATTTCCGCCGCTACGCGCCCGAGGGCAATGGCTATGCGATCGAGCGCTATGTGAAGGAAAGCGCGCGCCTCTATGGCGTCCTCGACCGCAACCTCGCCGAGCGCGCGTGGGTGGCGGGCGAGGACTATGGGATTGCCGACATGGCCTGCTGGGGGTGGGTCTGGTTCCATCAGATGCACGCCCAGTCGCTCGACGATTTCCCGAACGTCGCGCGCTGGTTCCACGCGATGGGCGCGCGGCCGGCGGTGAAGCGGGCGCGGCTGGTCGGTATGGAGAATCTGAGCGAGGAGACCCTCACGCTCTACAAGGGCGACTATTACAACGTGCCCGTCGACTATGGGGCGGAGAAGACCCAGGTGAAGTGA
- a CDS encoding TauD/TfdA dioxygenase family protein — protein MPQPFRVAPLRDDLPFGAEIAGLDPATLSDPAVRQALRDIWTDKGVLVFRGLEGEQVHLDLSRVFGTLVQHPTREARAEHPELMTVRYKPESGWLIAVDGEMRGTWLPWHSDLIYVDRINRGGILRPIVLPSQLGQTGFIDKIGAWRTLPDRLKQRIEGLSVIYKYDLDAAHQRFGRTADVHMARVSPDVASIQARLDDFPRVIHPMVYQQRETGRKVLNVSPWFAVGIQGMENAEGDALLAEVADHIVHSEEVYLHDWAMGDMVLWDNWRVLHSATGCPPDEERWMLRTTIEGDYGLGRTEADAAIDRSDYITV, from the coding sequence ATGCCCCAGCCCTTCCGCGTCGCGCCCCTGCGCGACGATCTGCCGTTCGGCGCCGAGATCGCCGGGCTCGATCCCGCCACCCTGTCCGATCCCGCCGTCCGCCAGGCGCTGCGCGACATATGGACCGACAAGGGCGTGCTGGTGTTCCGGGGGCTGGAGGGGGAGCAGGTCCATCTCGATCTCAGCCGGGTGTTCGGCACGCTGGTCCAGCACCCGACCCGCGAGGCGCGGGCCGAGCATCCCGAGCTGATGACGGTGCGCTACAAGCCCGAAAGCGGCTGGCTGATCGCCGTCGACGGCGAGATGCGCGGAACCTGGCTGCCCTGGCATTCGGACCTGATCTATGTCGACCGGATCAACCGGGGCGGCATATTGCGGCCGATCGTGCTGCCCAGCCAGCTCGGCCAGACCGGCTTCATCGACAAGATCGGCGCCTGGCGCACCCTGCCCGACCGGCTGAAGCAGCGCATCGAAGGGCTCAGCGTCATCTACAAATATGATCTCGACGCCGCCCACCAGCGCTTCGGCCGCACCGCCGACGTCCATATGGCGCGGGTCAGCCCCGACGTCGCCAGCATCCAGGCGCGGCTCGACGATTTCCCGCGCGTCATCCACCCGATGGTCTACCAACAGCGAGAGACCGGCCGCAAGGTACTCAACGTCTCGCCCTGGTTCGCTGTCGGCATCCAGGGGATGGAGAATGCGGAAGGCGACGCACTGCTCGCCGAGGTCGCCGACCACATCGTCCACAGTGAGGAAGTCTATCTCCACGACTGGGCAATGGGCGACATGGTGCTGTGGGACAATTGGCGCGTGCTGCACAGCGCCACCGGCTGCCCACCCGATGAGGAACGCTGGATGCTGCGCACCACGATCGAGGGCGATTATGGCCTGGGCCGCACCGAAGCCGACGCGGCGATCGACCGCAGCGACTATATCACCGTCTGA
- a CDS encoding 3-isopropylmalate dehydratase small subunit, producing MKLEGKAWLFGDGLGATDIVSAKYDKLGMTHDWAECRKHLMEDVDPGFSEAVARGDIVIAGRNLGRGHAHYYTASVMACKEAGIAALLCDGVNALYQRASIDLGLLTWAFPGISDFAETGDRIEIDLATGKAINHSSGTTRDFEPVSPIILDIIGAGGSLDWALHRVAAA from the coding sequence ATGAAGCTTGAAGGCAAGGCCTGGCTGTTCGGCGACGGCCTGGGTGCCACCGACATCGTCTCGGCCAAATATGACAAGCTGGGCATGACCCATGACTGGGCCGAGTGCCGCAAGCATCTGATGGAGGATGTCGATCCCGGCTTCAGCGAGGCGGTGGCGCGGGGAGACATCGTCATCGCCGGCCGCAATCTCGGCCGGGGGCATGCCCATTATTACACGGCATCGGTGATGGCCTGCAAGGAAGCCGGCATCGCCGCGCTGCTGTGCGACGGGGTCAACGCGCTCTACCAGCGCGCCTCGATCGACCTCGGCCTGCTGACCTGGGCGTTCCCGGGTATCAGCGACTTCGCCGAGACCGGCGACCGGATCGAGATCGATCTGGCGACCGGCAAGGCGATCAACCACAGCAGCGGCACCACCCGGGATTTCGAGCCGGTCTCGCCGATCATCCTCGACATCATCGGTGCGGGGGGAAGCCTGGACTGGGCGCTCCACCGCGTCGCGGCCGCCTGA
- a CDS encoding isocitrate lyase/PEP mutase family protein, producing the protein MRMSTKLRAELAKGLVVAPSCYDALSARLAQLAGFQAIHMTGLGVEAAQLGAPDLGLMSMSEIVQHAARMAQAVTIPILADIDTGFGGVLNIGRTIQEMERAGVAGVHLEDQALPKHCPLLAGRKVVSRAEAIDRVKAMVDARTDPDFVIVARTDGDTISFEEVVARCNLFLEAGADMVMPIIMQIEGKSYFSLPPAEQMEWARKLISQVDGPVMNMGGSPPPGYTTADLADAGYAFTMFASTALGAAANAVAEVFRDIREKGTDEHYLAAHPGPYHNPLELMRAARLDEYVALEQRYTATL; encoded by the coding sequence ATGCGCATGTCCACCAAGCTTCGCGCCGAGCTGGCCAAGGGCCTCGTCGTCGCGCCGAGCTGCTATGACGCGCTGTCGGCGCGGCTGGCCCAGCTCGCGGGGTTCCAGGCGATCCACATGACCGGCCTCGGCGTCGAGGCGGCCCAGCTTGGCGCGCCCGATCTGGGTCTCATGTCGATGAGCGAGATCGTCCAGCATGCCGCGCGCATGGCGCAGGCGGTGACGATCCCGATCCTGGCCGATATCGACACCGGCTTCGGCGGCGTGCTCAACATCGGCCGGACGATCCAGGAGATGGAGCGCGCCGGGGTCGCCGGCGTCCATCTCGAGGATCAGGCGCTGCCCAAGCATTGTCCGCTGCTCGCCGGCCGCAAGGTGGTGAGCCGGGCAGAGGCGATCGACCGGGTGAAGGCGATGGTCGACGCCCGCACCGACCCCGACTTCGTGATCGTCGCGCGCACCGACGGCGACACCATCTCCTTCGAGGAGGTGGTCGCGCGCTGCAACCTGTTCCTGGAGGCAGGCGCCGACATGGTGATGCCGATCATCATGCAGATCGAAGGCAAATCCTATTTCAGCCTGCCGCCAGCCGAGCAGATGGAGTGGGCGCGCAAGCTGATATCGCAGGTCGACGGCCCGGTGATGAACATGGGCGGCAGCCCGCCGCCGGGCTACACAACCGCCGATCTGGCCGATGCCGGCTATGCCTTCACCATGTTCGCCAGCACCGCGCTGGGCGCGGCGGCCAATGCGGTGGCGGAGGTGTTCCGCGACATCCGCGAGAAGGGGACCGACGAGCATTATCTCGCCGCCCATCCCGGCCCCTATCATAATCCGCTGGAGCTGATGCGGGCGGCCCGGCTCGACGAGTATGTCGCGCTGGAGCAGCGCTATACCGCGACGCTCTGA
- a CDS encoding SDR family NAD(P)-dependent oxidoreductase, which yields MKNLKDKIVLITGGGAGFGKAIAARFVAEGSKVVIADIDVKAGQTTADALGGHFIRTDVSDADSVQAAVAFTVETHGRLDVMVNNAGVESAQAPIHACSMENWNRVVAVNLNGVFYGMKYALAQFVKQGSGNIVNISSVGGMIAFPGLPAYSAAKGGVSNLTRGGALEYAAQGIRVNAIAPTAVMTEMNERMKRDAEDPEGFVAYLNAMNPMPGTPTAEDIAAAAAFLASDDAAFITGVILPIDGGFTAQ from the coding sequence GTGAAGAACCTAAAGGACAAGATCGTGCTGATCACCGGCGGCGGGGCCGGATTCGGCAAGGCCATCGCCGCGCGTTTCGTCGCTGAAGGCTCGAAGGTGGTGATCGCCGATATTGACGTTAAGGCGGGCCAGACCACCGCCGACGCGCTGGGCGGCCATTTCATCCGTACCGATGTCTCCGATGCCGATTCGGTCCAGGCAGCGGTGGCGTTCACGGTGGAAACACATGGGCGGCTCGATGTGATGGTCAACAACGCCGGGGTCGAATCCGCGCAGGCGCCGATCCATGCCTGCTCGATGGAAAACTGGAATCGCGTCGTCGCCGTCAACCTGAACGGCGTGTTCTACGGGATGAAATATGCGCTCGCCCAGTTCGTGAAGCAGGGCAGCGGCAATATCGTGAACATCTCCTCGGTCGGCGGGATGATCGCCTTCCCGGGCCTGCCGGCCTATTCGGCGGCCAAAGGGGGCGTGTCCAACCTCACCCGCGGCGGCGCACTCGAATATGCCGCGCAGGGCATCCGCGTGAATGCAATCGCGCCGACCGCGGTCATGACCGAGATGAACGAACGGATGAAGCGCGACGCCGAGGATCCCGAAGGCTTCGTCGCCTATCTCAACGCGATGAATCCGATGCCCGGCACCCCCACAGCCGAGGATATCGCCGCCGCCGCCGCCTTCCTGGCGAGCGACGACGCTGCCTTCATCACAGGCGTCATCCTGCCGATCGACGGCGGCTTCACCGCGCAGTGA
- a CDS encoding glutathione S-transferase family protein has product MQYLSVAEARDLTGLRLVLSAHVPGPWGESAKAVFKARGVGFRPVEQKILEPNEELVAWTGSRNAPIAMLDADPPVSNWLDQLMLAERIGTGPSLLPEAPLDRALSIGISAEICAPGGFGWSRRLVMFQGLYGPGDVSPAAPAHVLHMCRQYGYSGAAAEAATGRMVAIMGMLADRLHLQRAAGSDYLVGDRLGACDLYWACFSNMIAPLPLEDAPMPPALHERYADAGSEVAAALDPILIAHRDMIYRRHIGLPLEF; this is encoded by the coding sequence ATGCAATATCTGAGCGTCGCCGAGGCCCGCGATCTCACCGGCCTGCGGCTGGTGTTGTCGGCCCATGTGCCGGGCCCATGGGGCGAATCCGCCAAGGCCGTGTTCAAGGCTCGTGGGGTAGGCTTCCGGCCGGTCGAGCAGAAGATATTGGAACCCAATGAGGAACTGGTGGCGTGGACCGGCTCACGCAACGCGCCGATCGCGATGCTCGATGCCGATCCGCCGGTCAGCAACTGGCTAGATCAGTTGATGCTGGCCGAGCGAATAGGAACCGGTCCTTCGCTGCTGCCCGAGGCGCCGCTCGATCGCGCGCTGTCGATAGGCATTTCCGCTGAGATCTGCGCGCCCGGCGGCTTCGGCTGGTCGCGGCGCCTTGTGATGTTCCAGGGGCTTTACGGCCCCGGGGACGTCTCGCCCGCGGCGCCCGCGCATGTGCTGCACATGTGTCGCCAATATGGCTATTCGGGCGCGGCGGCCGAAGCGGCGACGGGTCGCATGGTTGCAATCATGGGCATGCTCGCCGATCGGCTCCACCTCCAGCGCGCGGCGGGCTCCGATTATCTGGTCGGTGACCGGCTCGGCGCCTGCGACCTGTATTGGGCCTGTTTCTCGAACATGATCGCGCCGCTGCCGCTGGAGGATGCGCCGATGCCGCCCGCGCTGCACGAACGCTATGCCGATGCGGGGTCGGAGGTCGCGGCGGCGCTCGATCCCATCCTCATCGCGCACCGCGACATGATCTATCGCCGCCATATCGGCTTGCCGCTGGAGTTCTGA
- a CDS encoding NAD-dependent epimerase/dehydratase family protein, whose protein sequence is MASVLITGGTGLIGWCAVEALIEQGHGVVVYDLKPNMENIAHLGNRVSVVAGDVTDLPKLLNTMRLHGVDHVLHLAAFITDQAKLDPAGAFKVNAVGTANIFDAALALGVRRVVWTSSVVALGVGPGYDGTPVDESYSVVSRSPYGASKWGCEVIAEGYRDLGLDIVGIRPALSYGLGRLTGGTGVFNSAIRAVALGQPAGIMGSPSGLHQPMYNRDMAGLLIEAMLGPKPEHGIFNVPAERDYSDEDVLAILRRVCPGAVVHTDPVPAYIPAIPMVDGRRARREIAYTPRYTLEDGIREMVEAFRREE, encoded by the coding sequence ATGGCGAGCGTCCTCATCACCGGGGGCACCGGCCTGATCGGCTGGTGCGCCGTCGAAGCACTGATCGAACAGGGCCACGGGGTCGTGGTCTATGACCTGAAGCCGAACATGGAGAACATCGCCCATCTCGGCAACCGGGTGAGCGTGGTCGCGGGCGACGTCACCGATCTGCCCAAGCTGCTCAACACGATGCGGCTTCACGGCGTCGACCATGTCCTGCACCTCGCCGCCTTCATCACCGATCAGGCGAAGCTCGATCCGGCGGGCGCGTTCAAGGTCAACGCGGTCGGCACCGCCAACATCTTCGATGCGGCGCTGGCACTGGGCGTGCGCCGGGTGGTGTGGACGAGCAGCGTCGTCGCGCTCGGCGTCGGGCCGGGCTATGACGGCACGCCGGTCGACGAGAGCTACAGCGTCGTCTCGCGCTCGCCCTATGGCGCCTCCAAATGGGGCTGCGAGGTGATCGCCGAAGGCTATCGCGATCTGGGGCTCGATATCGTCGGCATCCGCCCCGCGCTCAGCTATGGGCTCGGCCGGCTGACCGGCGGCACCGGCGTGTTCAACAGCGCGATCCGCGCCGTCGCACTCGGGCAGCCAGCCGGAATCATGGGATCGCCGAGCGGATTGCATCAGCCGATGTATAATCGCGACATGGCGGGGCTGCTGATCGAGGCGATGCTCGGCCCAAAACCCGAACACGGCATCTTCAACGTCCCTGCCGAGCGCGATTACAGCGACGAAGATGTCCTCGCCATCCTGCGCCGCGTCTGCCCCGGAGCCGTCGTCCACACCGATCCGGTGCCCGCCTACATCCCTGCGATCCCGATGGTCGACGGCCGCCGCGCGCGCCGCGAGATCGCGTACACGCCGCGCTACACGCTGGAGGACGGGATCCGCGAAATGGTGGAGGCGTTCCGCCGGGAGGAGTGA
- a CDS encoding DUF1330 domain-containing protein produces MAAYLVGAIDVHDDAGYARYRQGALPLIAALGDVELVSGDDCPFLFEGQAPANHLFILKFPSLDRAKAFMASADYGRCIPFRHASAHTRFIMAMRGPDEA; encoded by the coding sequence ATGGCCGCCTATCTGGTCGGCGCGATCGACGTCCATGACGATGCGGGCTATGCCCGCTATCGGCAGGGCGCGCTGCCGCTGATTGCCGCACTGGGCGACGTTGAGCTGGTGTCGGGGGACGACTGCCCCTTCCTGTTCGAGGGGCAAGCGCCCGCGAACCACCTGTTCATCCTGAAATTCCCTTCGCTCGACCGGGCGAAGGCCTTCATGGCATCGGCCGACTACGGCCGATGCATCCCCTTCCGCCATGCCTCGGCGCATACGCGCTTCATCATGGCGATGCGCGGGCCGGACGAAGCCTGA